One stretch of Streptomyces agglomeratus DNA includes these proteins:
- a CDS encoding alpha/beta fold hydrolase has product MSRLMKAAGVPLVATRELTAVSADGSRLHVEVYGPEGAPALVLAHGWTCSTLFWSAQIRELAGAGEYRVVVYDQRGHGRSPAAGPDGYSTGALADDLEAVLAAALAPGERAVLAGHSMGGMTIMAAAGRPGFREHAAAVLLCSTGSSRLVAESLVLPMRAGRLRTRMTRAVLGARAPLGPVTALSKAILKYATMGPGASPERVAECARIVHACPRAARVAWSHVLGELDLSSGVRELTVPTAVVAGTADRLTPPVLAREIAAALPDSLGLTELTGVGHMTPVEAPETVTAKLRELVNAYVVVPASVGEAEKEQAV; this is encoded by the coding sequence GTGAGCCGGCTGATGAAGGCCGCGGGCGTGCCGCTCGTCGCCACGCGGGAACTGACCGCCGTCTCCGCCGACGGGTCGCGCCTGCACGTCGAGGTGTACGGACCCGAGGGCGCCCCCGCGCTCGTCCTGGCGCACGGCTGGACCTGCTCGACGCTCTTCTGGTCGGCGCAGATACGTGAGCTGGCCGGCGCCGGTGAGTACCGGGTCGTGGTCTACGACCAGCGGGGCCACGGGCGTTCCCCGGCCGCGGGGCCTGACGGTTACAGCACCGGAGCCCTCGCCGACGACCTCGAAGCGGTGCTCGCCGCCGCGCTGGCGCCGGGGGAGCGGGCCGTACTGGCCGGGCACTCCATGGGGGGCATGACGATCATGGCCGCCGCCGGGCGGCCGGGGTTCCGTGAGCACGCGGCCGCCGTCCTGCTGTGCAGTACGGGCAGCTCGCGGCTGGTCGCCGAGTCGCTCGTACTGCCGATGCGGGCGGGGCGCCTGCGGACGCGGATGACCCGCGCGGTGCTGGGGGCGCGGGCTCCGCTGGGGCCGGTCACGGCGCTCTCGAAGGCGATTCTCAAGTACGCGACGATGGGGCCCGGGGCGTCGCCGGAGCGGGTGGCGGAGTGTGCTCGTATCGTCCACGCCTGTCCGCGCGCGGCGCGGGTGGCCTGGTCGCACGTGCTCGGGGAGCTCGATCTGAGCTCGGGCGTACGGGAGTTGACCGTACCCACCGCAGTCGTCGCGGGGACCGCCGACCGGCTGACACCGCCCGTGCTCGCCCGCGAGATCGCCGCCGCGCTGCCGGACTCGCTGGGACTCACCGAGCTGACCGGTGTCGGACACATGACACCGGTCGAGGCGCCGGAGACCGTCACGGCGAAGCTGCGGGAACTGGTGAACGCGTACGTCGTCGTCCCGGCCTCGGTCGGCGAAGCAGAGAAGGAGCAGGCCGTATGA
- a CDS encoding S41 family peptidase, with amino-acid sequence MSDAPGSVGPQETTPTEPLGAEGIPPDDANTPAAHPPTPEAEAPGRTTPPHSTVPGGDVPGRSPQGAERDHPEGNAAVAERSIPEETPRRGTDPGAPGRNAPEEAAAPGGTPAYLRFPHLHGDLLCFAAEDDLWVAPIVPPGKQPDRAWRITVDRTKVSHPRFSPDGRHIAFTTWRSLDPEVHLAPVDGGPARRLSHWGSLDTRVCGWTPESPDHPSHILAVASHGQPFSHYSWAYTLATDGSPGAKLPWGPVSDIAVADIEGERRTLLLTGKPPHEPAAWKRYRGGATGRLWLHGKQLLPELDGHLDCPMFVNGRIAFLSDHEGVGNLYSCRYDGTDLRRHTDHDAFYARHASSDGARVVYQCAGDLWLVDDLSPGAKPRRLEVRLGGPRAGRRKYHVPAAANVDGLSVDTTGRASAVVVRGSLYWLTHRDGPARTITDVPGVRARLPQMLGGGGQVAYITDAEGEDAIEIAYLPRASGDRAPRRLASGKLGRVHELVSDPEGERLAIASHDGRLLLVNTLTQPEGEATEATGTTGTTEATEAPGSTEVTELTRSTNGPVRDLAFSPDGAWLTWSHPGIGRSLRQIKMAKIETKQIIEVTNGRFEDENPVFTSDGRYLAFLSWRGFDPVYDVHTGDLSFPLGCRPYLVPLSSATPSPFALSAEGRPAAGGLDPVEGEDGETTDSTAVLVEVEGLPNRVTPFPVSASKYSGLQPVSGGGLVWLRWPISGALGETFANPADMSGRPTLEHFNLTKARKTELVDHLDWFAVSGDGTRLVVMDEGELRAVPATESGDTDTTVYLDLRRILHQVDPAAQWRQAYAEAGRIVRAYFWEPRMCGIDWDAILDQYRPLLERVATPDEFADLLREVLGELGTSHAYVAAARRNEGPPHYQRAMGLLGANFVCRDGQWLVRRILPGESSDSKARSPLAGTGIREGAVLTHVDGRPVDPVAGPSPLLAAAGGTTVELTFRPAEGGCPARRVAIVPLIDERPLRYQDWVAKRREVVRELSGGKCGYLHIPDMGGSGWAQFNRDLRMEVSLPALIVDVRGNAGGNISELVVEKLTRTIIGWDLTRDAEPVSYASNGPRGPVVALADEATSSDGDMITAAFKLLGLGPVVGQRTWGGVVGMTGRHTLGDGTVITVPMNAAWFDAYGWAVENHGVAPDIEVLRTPLDWAEGRHAQLTDAVQVALDLLAERPAATPPTYENVPDRTRPPLPPRAH; translated from the coding sequence GTGAGCGACGCACCCGGGTCCGTCGGCCCGCAAGAGACCACACCCACCGAGCCCCTGGGCGCGGAGGGCATACCCCCCGACGACGCGAACACCCCCGCCGCACACCCCCCGACCCCGGAAGCCGAGGCGCCGGGGCGCACCACCCCACCGCACTCCACGGTGCCGGGAGGGGACGTGCCGGGGCGCTCCCCGCAGGGCGCCGAACGCGACCACCCCGAGGGAAACGCAGCGGTAGCCGAACGTTCGATACCCGAGGAGACGCCCCGGCGCGGCACCGACCCCGGCGCCCCGGGCCGGAACGCCCCCGAAGAGGCCGCGGCCCCCGGCGGCACCCCCGCGTACCTCCGCTTCCCCCACCTCCACGGCGACCTCCTCTGCTTCGCCGCCGAGGACGACCTCTGGGTGGCCCCGATCGTCCCGCCCGGCAAGCAGCCCGACCGCGCCTGGCGCATCACCGTCGACCGTACGAAGGTCTCGCACCCCCGCTTCTCCCCCGACGGCCGCCACATCGCCTTCACCACCTGGCGCAGCCTCGACCCCGAGGTCCACCTCGCCCCCGTGGACGGCGGCCCCGCCCGCAGGCTCAGCCACTGGGGCTCGCTGGACACCCGCGTCTGCGGCTGGACCCCCGAGTCGCCCGACCACCCCTCGCACATCCTCGCCGTCGCCTCCCACGGCCAGCCGTTCTCGCACTACTCCTGGGCGTACACCCTCGCCACCGACGGCAGCCCCGGCGCCAAGCTGCCCTGGGGCCCGGTCTCCGACATCGCGGTCGCCGACATCGAGGGCGAGCGCCGTACGCTCCTGCTCACCGGAAAGCCCCCGCACGAGCCCGCGGCGTGGAAGCGCTACCGGGGCGGTGCCACGGGCCGCCTGTGGCTGCACGGCAAACAGCTGCTTCCCGAGCTCGACGGACACCTCGACTGTCCGATGTTCGTGAACGGCCGCATCGCGTTCCTGTCAGACCACGAGGGCGTCGGGAACCTCTACTCCTGCCGGTACGACGGCACGGACCTGCGCCGGCACACCGACCACGACGCGTTCTACGCCCGGCACGCCTCCAGCGACGGCGCCCGCGTGGTCTACCAGTGCGCGGGCGACCTCTGGCTGGTCGACGACCTGTCCCCCGGCGCGAAGCCGCGCCGCCTCGAAGTCCGCCTCGGCGGCCCCCGCGCCGGCCGGCGCAAGTACCACGTCCCCGCGGCGGCCAACGTGGACGGCCTCTCGGTCGACACTACGGGCCGCGCCAGCGCGGTGGTGGTCCGGGGCAGCCTGTACTGGCTGACCCACCGCGACGGCCCGGCCCGCACGATCACGGACGTACCGGGCGTACGGGCCCGCCTGCCCCAGATGCTGGGCGGCGGCGGCCAGGTCGCGTACATCACGGACGCGGAGGGCGAGGACGCGATCGAGATCGCGTACCTGCCGCGCGCGAGCGGCGACCGCGCCCCGCGCCGCCTGGCGTCCGGGAAGCTCGGACGCGTACACGAGCTGGTTTCGGACCCGGAGGGCGAGCGGCTCGCGATCGCCTCGCACGACGGCCGGCTGCTCCTGGTGAACACCCTCACGCAACCGGAAGGCGAAGCCACGGAGGCCACCGGAACCACCGGGACCACCGAAGCCACAGAGGCCCCCGGGAGCACCGAGGTCACCGAACTGACCCGGTCCACCAACGGCCCCGTCCGCGACCTGGCGTTCTCCCCCGACGGCGCCTGGCTGACCTGGTCGCACCCCGGCATCGGCCGGTCCCTGCGCCAGATCAAGATGGCGAAGATCGAGACGAAGCAGATCATCGAGGTCACCAACGGCCGCTTCGAGGACGAGAACCCCGTGTTCACGAGCGACGGCCGCTACCTGGCCTTCCTCTCGTGGCGAGGCTTCGACCCGGTGTACGACGTCCACACCGGCGATCTGTCGTTCCCTCTGGGCTGCCGCCCCTACCTGGTCCCCCTCTCCTCGGCGACGCCGTCCCCCTTCGCGCTGTCCGCCGAGGGCCGCCCGGCGGCGGGCGGTCTGGACCCGGTGGAGGGCGAGGACGGCGAGACCACGGACAGCACGGCGGTACTGGTGGAGGTCGAGGGTCTGCCGAACCGGGTGACGCCGTTCCCGGTGTCCGCCTCCAAGTACTCGGGACTGCAACCCGTCTCCGGCGGCGGCCTGGTCTGGCTGCGCTGGCCGATCTCGGGAGCGCTCGGCGAGACGTTCGCCAACCCGGCGGACATGTCGGGCCGCCCGACGCTCGAACACTTCAACCTCACCAAGGCGCGTAAGACGGAACTGGTCGACCACCTCGACTGGTTCGCGGTGAGCGGCGACGGGACACGGCTGGTGGTGATGGACGAGGGCGAGCTGCGCGCGGTCCCCGCCACCGAGTCCGGCGACACCGACACGACGGTCTACCTGGACCTGCGCCGCATCCTCCACCAGGTGGACCCGGCGGCGCAGTGGCGGCAGGCGTACGCGGAGGCGGGCCGCATCGTACGGGCGTACTTCTGGGAGCCGCGCATGTGCGGCATCGACTGGGACGCGATCCTCGACCAGTACCGCCCGCTGCTCGAACGGGTGGCCACACCGGACGAGTTCGCGGACCTGCTCCGCGAGGTCCTGGGCGAGCTGGGCACCTCGCACGCGTACGTCGCCGCCGCGCGCCGCAACGAGGGCCCGCCGCACTACCAGCGGGCGATGGGGCTGCTGGGCGCGAACTTCGTCTGCCGTGACGGGCAGTGGCTGGTACGCCGCATCCTCCCGGGCGAATCGTCCGACTCCAAGGCGCGGTCGCCGTTGGCCGGTACGGGCATCCGGGAGGGCGCGGTCCTCACGCACGTGGACGGCCGGCCGGTGGACCCGGTGGCGGGCCCCTCCCCGCTCCTCGCGGCGGCGGGCGGTACGACGGTGGAGCTGACGTTCAGGCCGGCGGAGGGCGGGTGCCCGGCCCGCCGCGTCGCGATCGTCCCGCTGATCGACGAGCGGCCGCTGCGCTACCAGGACTGGGTGGCCAAACGCCGCGAAGTGGTGCGCGAGTTGAGCGGCGGCAAGTGCGGCTACCTGCACATCCCCGACATGGGCGGCTCCGGCTGGGCGCAGTTCAACCGCGACCTGCGGATGGAGGTGTCGCTCCCGGCGCTGATCGTCGACGTACGGGGCAACGCGGGCGGCAACATCAGCGAACTGGTCGTCGAGAAGCTCACCCGCACCATCATCGGCTGGGACCTGACGCGGGACGCGGAGCCGGTGTCGTACGCCTCGAACGGTCCCCGGGGGCCGGTGGTCGCGCTGGCCGACGAGGCGACGTCGTCGGACGGCGACATGATCACGGCGGCGTTTAAACTCCTCGGCCTGGGCCCGGTGGTGGGCCAGCGTACGTGGGGCGGCGTGGTGGGCATGACGGGCCGCCACACGCTCGGCGACGGCACGGTGATCACGGTGCCGATGAACGCGGCGTGGTTCGACGCGTACGGCTGGGCGGTGGAGAACCACGGCGTGGCGCCGGACATCGAGGTGCTGCGCACGCCGCTGGACTGGGCGGAGGGGCGGCACGCCCAGCTGACCGACGCGGTCCAGGTGGCGCTGGACCTCCTGGCGGAGCGCCCGGCGGCCACTCCGCCGACGTACGAGAACGTCCCGGACAGGACCCGCCCGCCGTTGCCGCCGCGCGCCCACTGA
- a CDS encoding TetR/AcrR family transcriptional regulator: MARTRLTPERESELYEAVLDLLREVGYDGLTMDAVATRTRSSKATLYRQWGSKPELVARALRHSKPVCITDIDTGTLRGDFHALVDRSDDCQMEKDSALMRGLAQAVHKNPDLHQALRELLIAPELTGLDGMLRRAVDRAEIPAETAALRYVPHMLVGAFVAQELIEGRSPDRAFLSDYIDAVVLPALGAA, from the coding sequence ATGGCGCGTACGCGGCTCACGCCCGAGCGCGAGAGCGAGTTGTACGAGGCTGTCCTCGATCTCCTGCGCGAAGTCGGGTACGACGGTCTGACCATGGACGCCGTGGCCACCCGTACGCGGTCCAGCAAGGCCACCCTCTACCGCCAGTGGGGGAGCAAGCCCGAGCTGGTCGCCAGGGCGCTTCGGCACAGCAAGCCCGTGTGCATCACCGATATCGACACGGGCACGCTGCGGGGCGACTTCCATGCCCTGGTGGACCGGAGCGACGACTGCCAGATGGAGAAGGACTCCGCGCTGATGCGGGGGCTCGCTCAGGCAGTGCACAAGAATCCCGATCTCCATCAGGCGCTCAGAGAACTGCTGATCGCTCCTGAACTCACCGGGCTGGACGGCATGCTGCGGCGCGCCGTCGACCGGGCGGAGATCCCCGCCGAGACGGCCGCCCTGCGGTACGTCCCGCACATGCTGGTCGGCGCCTTCGTCGCCCAGGAACTCATCGAGGGCCGGTCGCCCGACCGGGCCTTCCTCTCCGACTACATCGATGCCGTGGTGCTGCCCGCGCTGGGTGCCGCCTGA
- a CDS encoding RNA polymerase sigma-70 factor has product MSDHATDPATESFVAHRNLLFTVAYEMLGSAADAEDVLQETWLRWVKADLDQVSDHRAYLVRITTRQSLNRLRTVKRRREAYVGQWLPEPMLTAPDVADDVELAESVSMAMMLVLETLSPTERAVFVLREVFDVGYDEIAAAVGKSPAAVRQIAHRARRHVDARRPRRAVSPSVVGAALESFRRALETGDPQGLLDVLAPDVVMVNDGGGIKQAALRPITGAEKVTRFVIGGLGKTKAPITLAPTVVNGNPALLVHLDGEIDGIMAVRVEDAGITGLYYVRNPEKLTHVEAENPLTLR; this is encoded by the coding sequence ATGAGCGACCACGCCACCGACCCGGCGACGGAGAGCTTCGTCGCCCACCGCAACCTGCTCTTCACCGTCGCCTACGAGATGCTCGGATCGGCGGCCGACGCCGAGGACGTCCTCCAGGAGACATGGCTGCGCTGGGTCAAGGCCGACCTGGACCAGGTGAGCGACCACCGCGCCTATCTGGTCCGGATCACGACCCGGCAGTCGCTCAACCGGCTGCGCACCGTGAAGCGCCGCAGGGAGGCGTACGTCGGCCAGTGGCTCCCCGAGCCGATGCTCACCGCGCCGGACGTGGCCGACGACGTCGAACTCGCCGAGAGCGTGTCGATGGCGATGATGCTCGTCCTCGAAACGCTGTCGCCGACCGAGCGCGCCGTCTTCGTGCTGCGCGAGGTCTTCGACGTCGGTTACGACGAGATCGCCGCCGCCGTCGGCAAGAGTCCGGCGGCCGTGCGCCAGATCGCGCACCGCGCCCGCCGGCACGTCGACGCCCGCCGCCCCCGCCGGGCGGTCTCCCCGAGCGTGGTCGGCGCGGCGCTGGAGTCGTTCCGGCGCGCGCTCGAAACGGGGGACCCGCAGGGCCTCCTCGACGTGCTCGCCCCGGATGTCGTCATGGTGAACGACGGCGGCGGCATCAAGCAGGCGGCGCTGCGGCCGATCACCGGCGCGGAGAAGGTGACCCGCTTCGTGATCGGGGGTCTCGGCAAGACCAAGGCGCCGATCACCCTGGCGCCCACCGTGGTCAACGGCAACCCGGCACTGCTCGTACACCTGGACGGCGAGATCGACGGCATCATGGCGGTCCGGGTCGAGGACGCCGGCATCACGGGCCTCTACTACGTCCGCAACCCCGAGAAGCTGACGCACGTCGAAGCCGAGAACCCGCTCACCCTGCGATGA
- a CDS encoding NAD(P)/FAD-dependent oxidoreductase, translating into MTNNTEVVVIGGGYAGVMAANRLTRRDDVTVTLINPRPTFVNRIRLHQLVAGSDSAVVDYREVLSERVALVADSVARIDSAGRSVTLASGSTVGYDYLVYAVGSGSADPAVPGAAEFAHPIATLEEAERLRPVFETLPATAAVTVVGAGPTGIETAAELAEANRAVTLVCGGGLGPYLHPRGRRSVAKRLAGLGVTVVDGPDTTVTAVTRDAVRLADGRELPSALTVWTAGFGVPDLAVRSGLSTDALGRLRTDETLTSVDDVRIVAAGDSAAPSGLPLRMSCQAAIPLGARAADTVLSRIAGKQPSPLNAVFAGQCISLGRRDGIFQFARNDVAVWFNIDGRPGAKLKEFVCKGVVKQLAGEGDKPGSYRLHLTPGGAQRQELLRAGRDAAPATAERTA; encoded by the coding sequence ATGACGAACAACACCGAGGTGGTCGTGATCGGCGGCGGATACGCCGGCGTCATGGCGGCCAATCGCCTGACGCGGCGCGACGACGTGACCGTCACGCTGATCAACCCGCGCCCGACCTTCGTCAACCGGATCCGCCTGCACCAGCTGGTGGCCGGGTCCGACAGCGCGGTCGTCGACTACCGGGAGGTCCTGAGCGAGCGCGTCGCGCTGGTGGCCGACTCCGTGGCCCGGATCGACTCGGCCGGCCGCAGCGTGACGCTGGCGTCGGGCAGCACCGTCGGCTACGACTACCTGGTGTACGCCGTGGGCAGTGGCAGCGCCGACCCGGCTGTGCCCGGGGCCGCGGAGTTCGCCCACCCGATCGCCACCTTGGAGGAGGCGGAGCGGCTGCGGCCGGTCTTCGAAACCCTGCCCGCGACGGCCGCGGTGACGGTCGTCGGAGCCGGTCCGACCGGCATCGAGACCGCCGCCGAACTGGCGGAGGCGAACCGCGCCGTGACGCTGGTCTGCGGAGGGGGGCTCGGGCCGTACCTGCACCCCCGGGGCCGGCGCTCGGTCGCCAAGCGGCTGGCCGGGCTCGGTGTGACCGTGGTCGACGGCCCCGACACGACGGTGACGGCCGTGACCCGCGACGCCGTGCGGCTCGCCGACGGCCGGGAGCTGCCGAGCGCGTTGACCGTCTGGACCGCCGGATTCGGTGTGCCGGACCTGGCCGTCCGCAGCGGGCTGAGCACGGACGCCCTGGGCCGGCTGCGTACGGACGAGACGCTGACCAGCGTGGACGACGTACGCATCGTCGCGGCCGGCGACTCGGCGGCGCCGTCGGGCCTGCCGCTGCGGATGAGCTGCCAGGCCGCGATACCGCTGGGCGCGCGGGCCGCCGACACGGTGCTCAGCCGGATCGCGGGAAAGCAGCCCTCGCCCCTGAACGCGGTGTTCGCCGGTCAGTGCATCAGCCTGGGCCGGCGCGACGGCATCTTCCAGTTCGCCCGCAACGACGTCGCTGTGTGGTTCAACATCGACGGCCGCCCCGGCGCGAAGCTCAAGGAGTTCGTGTGCAAGGGCGTCGTCAAGCAGCTGGCCGGTGAGGGGGACAAGCCCGGTTCGTACCGCCTGCACCTCACGCCCGGAGGCGCCCAGCGCCAGGAGCTGCTGCGGGCCGGGCGCGACGCCGCGCCGGCCACCGCCGAACGGACAGCCTGA
- a CDS encoding MMPL family transporter produces MATFLYKMGRFAFRRRPFVALAWIALLVLAGVGAASASTATSSSFSIPGTEAQRAFDLLEERFPGAAADGATARVVFKAPEGERMTDAGHREEVEKVVEGLKSGAGADQIASVVDPYAGKAVSRDGTTAYTQVSYKVSGMELTEEAREALIEAGDEARDAGLTVEIGGDALQAVPETGSGEIIGVAVAAIVLVITFGSLVAAGLPLLTAIIGVGIGVSTIAALANVLDLGSTTSTLAMMIGLAVGIDYALFIVSRYRAELAEGREPEDAAGRAVGTAGSAVVFAGLTVVIALVGLAVVNIPMLTKMGFAAAGTVVIAVLIALTLVPALLGFAGKKVFGRKARKRQAVAGDAAAKPNMGTRWARFVLRRPVAVLLTAVVGLGVVAVPAASLEMGLPDDGSQPVSTTQRKAYDLLSDGFGPGFNGPLMVVVDVKGADRPQAAVDRVTEVVKGMDGVAATVPGPLNKAGDTSVVTVVPKDRPSSEGTEELVRSIRDAGPGIASDTGAKVLVTGATAMNIDFSQKMNDALLPYLALVVGLAFLLLMLVFRSVLVPLKAALGFLLSVVAALGAVVAVFQWGWLAGLFGVEQTGPVMSMMPIFMVGVVFGLAMDYEVFLVTRMREAYVHGERPGQAIVTGFQHGARVVTAAAVIMIAVFAGFIGSSESMVKMIGFGLAIAVFFDAFVVRMAIVPAVLALLGNRAWWLPRRLDKVLPNVDVEGEQLRKALGDDVAEDERELVRA; encoded by the coding sequence GTGGCCACTTTCCTCTACAAAATGGGCCGGTTCGCCTTCCGCCGCCGCCCCTTCGTCGCCCTCGCGTGGATAGCACTGCTGGTGCTCGCCGGTGTCGGCGCCGCCTCCGCGTCCACCGCCACGTCCAGTTCCTTCTCCATACCGGGGACGGAGGCCCAGCGGGCCTTCGATCTGCTCGAAGAGCGCTTCCCCGGCGCCGCCGCGGACGGTGCCACCGCCCGCGTGGTGTTCAAGGCTCCCGAAGGGGAGCGGATGACCGACGCCGGCCACCGCGAAGAGGTGGAGAAGGTGGTCGAGGGGCTCAAGTCCGGCGCCGGGGCCGATCAGATCGCCTCGGTCGTCGATCCGTACGCCGGCAAGGCCGTGAGCCGTGACGGTACGACGGCCTACACCCAGGTCTCGTACAAGGTCAGCGGCATGGAGCTGACCGAGGAGGCCCGGGAAGCGCTGATCGAAGCCGGCGACGAGGCACGGGACGCCGGTCTGACCGTCGAGATCGGCGGAGACGCGCTTCAGGCCGTGCCCGAGACCGGGTCGGGCGAGATCATCGGAGTCGCCGTCGCGGCGATCGTGCTGGTCATCACGTTCGGGTCGCTCGTCGCCGCCGGGCTGCCGCTGCTCACCGCGATCATCGGGGTGGGGATCGGTGTCTCCACCATCGCCGCGCTGGCCAATGTTCTCGACCTCGGCTCCACCACCTCGACGCTCGCGATGATGATCGGGCTCGCGGTCGGAATCGACTACGCGCTGTTCATCGTGTCCCGCTACCGCGCCGAGCTGGCCGAGGGGCGCGAGCCCGAGGACGCCGCCGGACGGGCCGTCGGGACTGCCGGGTCCGCCGTCGTGTTCGCCGGGCTGACCGTCGTGATCGCGCTCGTCGGGCTCGCCGTCGTCAACATTCCGATGCTGACGAAGATGGGCTTCGCCGCCGCCGGCACCGTCGTCATCGCCGTTCTCATCGCGCTCACGCTGGTTCCCGCGCTGCTCGGCTTCGCGGGCAAGAAGGTCTTCGGCCGCAAGGCCCGCAAGCGGCAGGCTGTCGCGGGTGACGCCGCTGCGAAGCCCAACATGGGTACGCGCTGGGCGCGGTTCGTGCTCCGCCGGCCGGTCGCCGTTCTGCTCACCGCCGTGGTCGGGCTCGGTGTCGTCGCCGTACCCGCCGCCTCGCTGGAGATGGGACTGCCCGACGACGGTTCGCAGCCGGTCAGTACGACGCAGCGCAAGGCGTACGACCTCCTCTCGGACGGCTTCGGGCCCGGCTTCAACGGGCCCCTGATGGTGGTCGTCGATGTCAAGGGAGCCGACAGGCCCCAGGCCGCGGTGGACCGGGTCACCGAGGTCGTGAAGGGCATGGACGGCGTCGCCGCCACGGTGCCGGGGCCGCTGAACAAGGCCGGCGACACGTCGGTCGTCACGGTCGTGCCCAAGGACCGGCCGAGTTCCGAGGGGACCGAAGAGCTGGTCCGGTCGATCCGGGACGCCGGTCCCGGCATCGCGTCCGACACCGGCGCCAAGGTGCTGGTCACCGGCGCCACGGCCATGAACATCGACTTCTCGCAGAAGATGAACGACGCGCTGCTCCCGTATCTCGCGCTCGTCGTCGGTCTCGCGTTCCTGCTCCTGATGCTGGTGTTCCGCTCGGTCCTCGTCCCGCTCAAGGCGGCGCTCGGGTTCCTGCTGTCCGTGGTGGCGGCGCTCGGCGCCGTGGTCGCGGTCTTCCAGTGGGGCTGGCTGGCGGGCCTGTTCGGTGTGGAGCAGACCGGTCCCGTCATGTCGATGATGCCGATCTTCATGGTGGGTGTCGTCTTCGGTCTCGCCATGGACTACGAGGTCTTCCTCGTCACCCGCATGCGTGAGGCGTACGTCCACGGGGAGCGGCCGGGGCAGGCGATCGTCACCGGCTTCCAGCACGGCGCCCGTGTCGTCACCGCCGCGGCAGTGATCATGATCGCCGTCTTCGCCGGGTTCATCGGGTCGAGCGAGTCGATGGTCAAGATGATCGGCTTCGGGCTCGCGATCGCCGTCTTCTTCGACGCCTTCGTCGTACGGATGGCCATCGTGCCCGCCGTGCTGGCGCTGCTCGGCAACAGGGCCTGGTGGCTGCCGCGCCGGCTGGACAAGGTGCTGCCCAATGTGGACGTCGAGGGCGAGCAGCTGCGCAAGGCGCTCGGCGACGACGTCGCCGAGGACGAGCGGGAGCTCGTGCGCGCCTAG
- a CDS encoding SsgA family sporulation/cell division regulator translates to MHPPIEDHARACLVTDGPQRHAVPVALRYDPARDPGAVRLVFPPDVSPDGAENEWVFTRALLEAGMTRPAETESGDVRVWPCGRVQAVMELRSDQGMAVIQFDRAPLLRFLRRTHAAEEPVTPEVAR, encoded by the coding sequence ATGCACCCCCCCATTGAGGACCACGCACGGGCCTGCCTCGTCACGGACGGACCCCAGCGCCACGCCGTCCCCGTCGCCCTTCGCTACGACCCGGCCCGGGACCCGGGCGCCGTCCGCCTGGTCTTCCCGCCGGACGTCTCGCCCGACGGCGCCGAGAACGAATGGGTCTTCACCCGCGCCCTCCTCGAAGCGGGCATGACCCGTCCGGCCGAAACCGAGAGCGGCGATGTACGGGTGTGGCCGTGCGGCAGGGTGCAGGCGGTGATGGAGCTGCGCTCGGACCAGGGCATGGCCGTGATCCAGTTCGACCGGGCGCCGCTCCTGCGCTTCCTGCGCCGTACGCACGCCGCCGAGGAACCCGTGACCCCCGAGGTCGCCCGCTGA
- a CDS encoding SDR family oxidoreductase — protein MNSRRSLEGQVAVVTGAARGVGELLARKLSARGAKVALVGLEPDELKQVAERLHSEAHWWYADVTDHEAMAQVAREVKERFGKVDIVVANAGVASGGPFVDSDPVAWRRVIEVNLIGGAVTGRAFLPVLMESRGYFLQIASLAAITPAPMMTAYCASKSGVEAFAHSLRAEVGYRGVRVGVGYLSWTDTDMVRGADQDDVMRELRQRLPWPSNRTYPLGPAVDRIVAGIERRSSHVYAQWWLRGMQSVRGYLPTVIGAVGQREMKRFEPRLAGVSTGLVGAGGEADEKARTQR, from the coding sequence ATGAACAGCAGGCGCAGTCTTGAGGGGCAGGTCGCTGTCGTCACGGGCGCGGCGCGGGGGGTGGGCGAGCTGCTGGCGCGCAAGCTCTCGGCGCGCGGCGCGAAGGTGGCGCTGGTCGGCCTGGAGCCGGACGAGCTGAAGCAGGTGGCGGAGCGGCTGCACTCCGAGGCGCACTGGTGGTACGCCGATGTCACCGACCACGAGGCGATGGCGCAGGTCGCGCGGGAGGTGAAGGAACGGTTCGGGAAGGTCGACATCGTCGTCGCCAACGCGGGGGTCGCCTCCGGGGGGCCGTTCGTGGACTCCGATCCGGTCGCCTGGCGGCGGGTCATCGAGGTCAACCTGATCGGTGGGGCGGTGACGGGGCGGGCGTTCCTGCCCGTGCTCATGGAGAGCCGGGGGTACTTCCTCCAGATCGCGTCGCTGGCCGCGATCACGCCGGCGCCGATGATGACGGCGTACTGCGCCTCGAAGTCCGGCGTGGAGGCGTTCGCGCACTCGCTGCGGGCCGAGGTCGGGTACCGCGGGGTGCGGGTCGGGGTCGGTTACCTGTCGTGGACCGACACGGACATGGTGCGGGGCGCGGACCAGGACGACGTGATGCGGGAGTTGCGGCAGCGGCTGCCGTGGCCGTCGAACCGGACGTACCCGCTCGGTCCGGCGGTGGACCGGATCGTCGCCGGGATCGAACGGCGCTCCTCGCATGTGTACGCGCAGTGGTGGCTGCGCGGGATGCAGTCCGTTCGGGGGTACTTGCCGACGGTCATCGGCGCCGTGGGGCAGCGGGAGATGAAGCGTTTCGAGCCACGGCTGGCGGGGGTCTCCACAGGGCTGGTGGGCGCGGGCGGCGAGGCGGACGAGAAGGCGCGTACGCAGCGTTAG